Proteins from a single region of Oryza brachyantha chromosome 6, ObraRS2, whole genome shotgun sequence:
- the LOC102712269 gene encoding uncharacterized protein LOC102712269 isoform X1, producing the protein MNMGIYIVHPVAAEVVGLVVGDIGMTDIGRDIIIQHHSLELQRIHEKHRKFMAMQYPILFPYGEDGFHESIIYNQTTSSSALQRNKATVVEFFVYILHDRVGQFNTPLRCERLTQSYFVDGYCCVEGERIQHYRLPSFQHKYRSAPFNSLANSVSKGITAGSSAGQRVILPASHTGSPRYFYQNYQDCIAICRKYGCPDLFLTFTSNASWPEILQALPPRQQPSDRPDIVDRVFKMKLNILMDDITKNKFFGPIHAVVYTVEFQKRGLPHVHIIIWLSKEEPLDAQKVDQRISAQLPNPTLDTIGFEAVTSFMIHGPCGPGISYSPCMSGGRCSKFYPKEFYENTSILQNGFTQYARPNNGIVVTKNGVDIDNRFIVPHNVDLVVKYQAHINVESVNHDGMHKYLFKYVTKGYDCAKAGIRPNSGSETINEIDNYHECRCVTPNDAAWHLLQFDIHHTDPSVERLPVHLPLENNVVYTEDDDLEEVIENPGNQKSKLTAWLEANSQFHEAREHTYIEFPQYFTWHSSGKYWDIRRGYHNKIGRIAHVDPTKGEQYYLRMLLHIVKGPKAFSEIRNISGQQHPMFRSACEALGLLDDDQEWSYALNDAAQWALPYQLRQLFVTILLFCEVTNPQRLFTKHAQRLSEDIRHRANLNLSESNISLANSFVHNALLFELDKLLRNAGYSLSHFNLPLPDDIGSASADNRLLLDELGYDIIGITSTSANDINMLNRNQKEIFDSISNSVINNEGRTFFVYGYGETGKTFLWTTLWNFVRTQGKIALAVASSGIASLLLPGGRTPHSRFKIPLDIRDNSMCSIKKNTHLAELIQ; encoded by the exons ATGAACATGGGGATATATATAGTGCACCCAGTTGCAGCAGAGGTTGTAGGATTGGTTGTTGGGGATATTGGGATGACTGATATTGGACGAGATATAATAATTCAACACCATTCATTAGAACTGCAGCGTATACATGAAAAACATCGCAAATTTATGGCAATGCAATATCCTATTTTATTTCCATATGGTGAAGATGGTTTCCATGAATCCATCATATACAACCAAACAACAAGCTCATCTGCCTTACAACGTAATAAAGCAACAGTGGTTGAATTCTTTGTTTATATATTGCATGACAGAGTGGGCCAATTCAACACTCCGTTGCGATGTGAGAGATTAACCCAGTCTTATTTTGTTGATGGCTATTGTTGTGTTGAAGGTGAACGCATACAACACTATAGGTTACCTAGCTTCCAACACAAATATAGATCAGCACCATTTAATTCTTTAGCAAATTCTGTGTCTAAAGGCATTACAGCCGGTTCTTCAGCTGGCCAACGGGTTATCTTACCGGCCTCTCATACTGGAAGCCCTCGGTATTTCTACCAGAACTACCAAGACTGCATTGCTATTTGTAGGAAATATGGCTGCCCGGATCTTTTTCTCACATTCACATCAAATGCATCTTGGCCAGAAATCCTACAAGCTCTACCACCTAGGCAACAACCTTCTGATCGTCCAGACATCGTTGACCGTGTCTTTAAAATGaagctaaatattttaatggatGACATtacgaaaaataaattctttggTCCCATCCATGCGG TTGTCTACACAGTAGAGTTTCAAAAGCGTGGGCTACCACATGTCCATATAATCATTTGGCTGTCAAAAGAAGAACCTCTCGATGCTCAAAAGGTTGACCAACGTATCTCAGCTCAATTACCAAATCCTACACTTGATACAATAGGATTTGAAGCTGTTACTTCTTTTATGATCCATGGGCCTTGTGGCCCTGGAATTTCCTATTCACCATGCATGTCTGGAGGAAGGTGCtccaaattttatccaaaGGAATTCTATGAAAACACTTCTATATTACAAAATGGTTTTACCCAATATGCACGGCCAAACAATGGAATAGTTGTTACAAAGAATGGAGTTGACATTGACAATAGATTCATTGTTCCTCATAATGTTGATTTGGTGGTAAAGTACCAAGCTCATATAAATGTGGAAAGTGTTAATCATGATGGAATGCATAAGTATCTTTTTAAGTATGTTACAAAAGGCTATGATTGTGCTAAGGCTGGTATCCGTCCCAATTCAGGAAGTGAAACTATAAATGAAATAGACAATTATCATGAATGTCGATGTGTAACCCCAAATGATGCTGCTTGGCATTTACTTCAGTTTGATATACACCATACGGACCCATCGGTTGAGCGCCTTCCAGTCCACCTTCCTTTAGAGAATAATGTTGTTTACACCGAGGATGATGACCTAGAAGAAGTCATTGAAAACCCAGGAAATCAAAAATCCAAACTTACTGCATGGTTAGAGGCTAATAGTCAATTCCATGAAGCTAGAGAGCATACATATATTGAATTCCCTCAATACTTTACATGGCACTCAAGTGGAAAATATTGGGATATACGCCGTGGTTACCACAACAAAATTGGGCGCATTGCTCATGTTGATCCAACAAAAGGGGAACAATATTATTTGAGGATGTTACTCCATATAGTTAAAGGACCAAAGGCTTTTTCTGAAATCAGAAATATATCTGGCCAACAACATCCAATGTTTCGATCAGCATGTGAGGCTCTAGGTCTCCTTGATGATGATCAAGAGTGGTCCTATGCTCTTAATGATGCAGCACAGTGGGCCTTACCTTATCAGTTGCGTCAGTTATTTGTCACAATCTTGCTCTTTTGTGAGGTAACAAATCCACAAAGGCTTTTTACAAAACATGCCCAACGATTGAGTGAAGATATCAGGCATAGagcaaatctaaatttatcggAAAGTAATATTTCACTTGCAAACTCTTTTGTTCATAATGCCCTACTGTTTGAACTGGATAAGTTATTGAGAAATGCAGGATATTCTTTATCACACTTTAATTTGCCACTTCCAGATGATATTGGTAGCGCATCTGCAGATAATagattattactagatgagcTCGGGTATGATATTATTGGCATCACATCTACATCTGCTAATGACATAAATATGCTGAATAGAAATCAGAAGGAAATTTTTGATTCTATTTCTAATTCAGTCATAAATAATGAGGGGAGAACATTCTTTGTGTATGGATATGGAGAAACTGGAAAGACTTTCTTATGGACAACTTTATGGAACTTTGTGAGAACACAAGGGAAAATTGCATTAGCTGTTGCATCGTCAGGAATTGCATCCCTCCTACTTCCAGGTGGTAGAACACCTCATTCCCGCTTTAAAATCCCTTTGGACATACGTGACAATTCTATGTGCAGCATAAAGAAAAACACACACTTAGCAGAACTTATTCAATAA
- the LOC102712269 gene encoding uncharacterized protein LOC102712269 isoform X2, whose translation MNMGIYIVHPVAAEVVGLVVGDIGMTDIGRDIIIQHHSLELQRIHEKHRKFMAMQYPILFPYGEDGFHESIIYNQTTSSSALQRNKATVVEFFVYILHDRVGQFNTPLRCERLTQSYFVDGYCCVEGITAGSSAGQRVILPASHTGSPRYFYQNYQDCIAICRKYGCPDLFLTFTSNASWPEILQALPPRQQPSDRPDIVDRVFKMKLNILMDDITKNKFFGPIHAVVYTVEFQKRGLPHVHIIIWLSKEEPLDAQKVDQRISAQLPNPTLDTIGFEAVTSFMIHGPCGPGISYSPCMSGGRCSKFYPKEFYENTSILQNGFTQYARPNNGIVVTKNGVDIDNRFIVPHNVDLVVKYQAHINVESVNHDGMHKYLFKYVTKGYDCAKAGIRPNSGSETINEIDNYHECRCVTPNDAAWHLLQFDIHHTDPSVERLPVHLPLENNVVYTEDDDLEEVIENPGNQKSKLTAWLEANSQFHEAREHTYIEFPQYFTWHSSGKYWDIRRGYHNKIGRIAHVDPTKGEQYYLRMLLHIVKGPKAFSEIRNISGQQHPMFRSACEALGLLDDDQEWSYALNDAAQWALPYQLRQLFVTILLFCEVTNPQRLFTKHAQRLSEDIRHRANLNLSESNISLANSFVHNALLFELDKLLRNAGYSLSHFNLPLPDDIGSASADNRLLLDELGYDIIGITSTSANDINMLNRNQKEIFDSISNSVINNEGRTFFVYGYGETGKTFLWTTLWNFVRTQGKIALAVASSGIASLLLPGGRTPHSRFKIPLDIRDNSMCSIKKNTHLAELIQ comes from the exons ATGAACATGGGGATATATATAGTGCACCCAGTTGCAGCAGAGGTTGTAGGATTGGTTGTTGGGGATATTGGGATGACTGATATTGGACGAGATATAATAATTCAACACCATTCATTAGAACTGCAGCGTATACATGAAAAACATCGCAAATTTATGGCAATGCAATATCCTATTTTATTTCCATATGGTGAAGATGGTTTCCATGAATCCATCATATACAACCAAACAACAAGCTCATCTGCCTTACAACGTAATAAAGCAACAGTGGTTGAATTCTTTGTTTATATATTGCATGACAGAGTGGGCCAATTCAACACTCCGTTGCGATGTGAGAGATTAACCCAGTCTTATTTTGTTGATGGCTATTGTTGTGTTGAAG GCATTACAGCCGGTTCTTCAGCTGGCCAACGGGTTATCTTACCGGCCTCTCATACTGGAAGCCCTCGGTATTTCTACCAGAACTACCAAGACTGCATTGCTATTTGTAGGAAATATGGCTGCCCGGATCTTTTTCTCACATTCACATCAAATGCATCTTGGCCAGAAATCCTACAAGCTCTACCACCTAGGCAACAACCTTCTGATCGTCCAGACATCGTTGACCGTGTCTTTAAAATGaagctaaatattttaatggatGACATtacgaaaaataaattctttggTCCCATCCATGCGG TTGTCTACACAGTAGAGTTTCAAAAGCGTGGGCTACCACATGTCCATATAATCATTTGGCTGTCAAAAGAAGAACCTCTCGATGCTCAAAAGGTTGACCAACGTATCTCAGCTCAATTACCAAATCCTACACTTGATACAATAGGATTTGAAGCTGTTACTTCTTTTATGATCCATGGGCCTTGTGGCCCTGGAATTTCCTATTCACCATGCATGTCTGGAGGAAGGTGCtccaaattttatccaaaGGAATTCTATGAAAACACTTCTATATTACAAAATGGTTTTACCCAATATGCACGGCCAAACAATGGAATAGTTGTTACAAAGAATGGAGTTGACATTGACAATAGATTCATTGTTCCTCATAATGTTGATTTGGTGGTAAAGTACCAAGCTCATATAAATGTGGAAAGTGTTAATCATGATGGAATGCATAAGTATCTTTTTAAGTATGTTACAAAAGGCTATGATTGTGCTAAGGCTGGTATCCGTCCCAATTCAGGAAGTGAAACTATAAATGAAATAGACAATTATCATGAATGTCGATGTGTAACCCCAAATGATGCTGCTTGGCATTTACTTCAGTTTGATATACACCATACGGACCCATCGGTTGAGCGCCTTCCAGTCCACCTTCCTTTAGAGAATAATGTTGTTTACACCGAGGATGATGACCTAGAAGAAGTCATTGAAAACCCAGGAAATCAAAAATCCAAACTTACTGCATGGTTAGAGGCTAATAGTCAATTCCATGAAGCTAGAGAGCATACATATATTGAATTCCCTCAATACTTTACATGGCACTCAAGTGGAAAATATTGGGATATACGCCGTGGTTACCACAACAAAATTGGGCGCATTGCTCATGTTGATCCAACAAAAGGGGAACAATATTATTTGAGGATGTTACTCCATATAGTTAAAGGACCAAAGGCTTTTTCTGAAATCAGAAATATATCTGGCCAACAACATCCAATGTTTCGATCAGCATGTGAGGCTCTAGGTCTCCTTGATGATGATCAAGAGTGGTCCTATGCTCTTAATGATGCAGCACAGTGGGCCTTACCTTATCAGTTGCGTCAGTTATTTGTCACAATCTTGCTCTTTTGTGAGGTAACAAATCCACAAAGGCTTTTTACAAAACATGCCCAACGATTGAGTGAAGATATCAGGCATAGagcaaatctaaatttatcggAAAGTAATATTTCACTTGCAAACTCTTTTGTTCATAATGCCCTACTGTTTGAACTGGATAAGTTATTGAGAAATGCAGGATATTCTTTATCACACTTTAATTTGCCACTTCCAGATGATATTGGTAGCGCATCTGCAGATAATagattattactagatgagcTCGGGTATGATATTATTGGCATCACATCTACATCTGCTAATGACATAAATATGCTGAATAGAAATCAGAAGGAAATTTTTGATTCTATTTCTAATTCAGTCATAAATAATGAGGGGAGAACATTCTTTGTGTATGGATATGGAGAAACTGGAAAGACTTTCTTATGGACAACTTTATGGAACTTTGTGAGAACACAAGGGAAAATTGCATTAGCTGTTGCATCGTCAGGAATTGCATCCCTCCTACTTCCAGGTGGTAGAACACCTCATTCCCGCTTTAAAATCCCTTTGGACATACGTGACAATTCTATGTGCAGCATAAAGAAAAACACACACTTAGCAGAACTTATTCAATAA